The window TGATTGTTGTAACATTCTTCATTTGTGATATGTGAAACAGAATCCGGGGCAACTAAAAGTATATTCAGGGGGGATTTTATGGAAGAAACAAGGAGGTGGGAAAGCAATTGAGGTTGATAAAGCCGACATTGTTGGGGTGACATGGATGAAGATCCCAAAGACAAATCAATTTGGTGTTCGAACTAGAGATGGGTTGTACTACAAGTTTATCGGATTCCGAGATCAGGTTAGTGATCCCACCCCCTCTGTCTTGGACATATGCATTTGATGACTAGATGGAGCATTTGCAGAAACTGTCTCACTGGTTCCATGCATTTGATGCATGTCAGTGGTCCTTTTGATGGGATAATGAGCTAATGGATTACATTGATAAAGAAAACTGTTGTGCAGGAACGACTTGCTAATGTTTTCTCTCTTCTTTTTTTTTCTATGATTTTGCTGTAGGATATCACTAGTTTGACCAATTATTTCCAAACTACTTGTGGGATAGTAGCAGAGGAGAAGAAGCTTTCTGTAAGTGGGCGTAACTGGGGAGAAGTGGATTTAAGTGGTTAGTGATATTCTCATCTATTCCAGTGGCCTATTGCAATTAATTTTCGCACATATGATCTTTCTTATACTCCATGGCTCTGAGACTTGTTTCTTGTAAATGTCTCTCCATAGTTTTTGACATGTGGATTCTTTGTCAGTTGGGATTTTTGTTTTCAGCTATCTAGAAGCTTTTCTGCTATGTTCTTTTTATTTTATATTTATTTATATGTTTCCAGCTTATAAAACATGGCTCTTTCCTTTTGCACCCATCTGGTATTTTGTTGAATGGTTTTGGGAAGTTTTGTATTGAATTATTAATTATCTTTCGTCCATGTGTTGTTTCTTCTCCGGTGATATGACTCCCTTGATTGCATAACTGGTTTCTAGAAGGCCGTAGGCTGCCGACATGTCACCTTGACTGATTTTTTTGTTCATATTCTATGGCTATTTGCAGATAATATGCTGTCTTTCTTGGTTGACTCTAAACAAGGATTTGAGGTATCTTTGGCTGATGTCTCACAAACACAGCTTCAGGGGAAAAATGATGTCACTTTAGAGTTCCACGTGGATGACACTGCTGGAGCAAACGAGGTTCTCTCTCTCTCTCTCTAAAGATATTGGAAGCCGTCCACATTTATGTTCATGTTATTACAAATAATGAGATGTAAACAAAAGCCTGCTTGGCATAATTTGTAGTTCTTAATACTATTCACTGACTAGTACATTCATCCCACTACTGTCTTATATCTTTCTTCCTCTCCAACTTTTATTCTATGGTCACAGAAAGATTCGTTGATGGAAATAACTTTTCACATTCCCAACTCCAACACTCAGTTTATGGGTGATGAGAATCGTCCTGCTGCTCAGGTTTGTATTTTCTTGTCGCTTGATAGAATGTTGCACGTCATTACTGATCTATTCTTTGATTTATTGGTAATTTCTGAATCAATATTTTGTAGGTATTTCGTGACAAAATCATATCAATGGCAGATGTTAATGACTTTGAAACTGCTGTTGTCACATTTGAGAGTATTGCAGTCCTCACACCAAGGTAGATGTGAATGAAAATATTACGGATACTGCACTTGCACGCCATTGGGAAGGAACATACAACATCTGCATTTGTTAGATTATAGTTCTATCTCCCGGTGCTTCCATTTCTTTCTTTTTATGATGCCACACTAATATATCACTCGCCTAATGTAGGGGTCGCTACAATGTGGAACTTCATCTTTCATTCTTGCGGTTACAAGGACAGGCTAATGATTTCAAAATTCAGTACAGCAGTGTTGTTCGCCTCTTTCTCCTTCCTAAGGTTTGTACCTATCTTTTCCACTAATATTTAGTTTTTCACATGTTTCTTTGCCTCCAGACTTGTCTATGTACTAATGACATTATTCCACTTCGGTTAGTTCTTTCTTCAATGGCTGAAATGACTATCAACATGACAATCATTTCATATGGCTTTGATGAGATATCATAAGGGTTCCTTCTTTTTATGTGCAGTCTAATCAGCCACATACCTTTGTTGTTGTTACTCTTGATCCACCTATCCGTAAAGGACAAACACTGTATCCACACATTGTTTTGCAGGTATTGTTTGTTTCATTTCCCTGATGATCTTATGTTCCATAGTTGCTTTCTTCCTATTAAAATAACAGTGATGGTTATTGTTTCTCCTAATTGACTAATTCCTCTCTTTTGTGAAGTTTGAAACCGATTATGTAGTTGAAAGTGAACTGGCAATAGGCGACGATCTTTTGAACGGCAAGTACAAAGACAAGTTAGAACCAACTTATAAGGTAATAGTTTAGACCTGTCCTCAAAGATTGTAATGCAACAGACAGTTGTTTAGTTGTGAGAGAGCTAATGCAATGAAATCTCTTTGCTTCGAATAACAGGGACTAATTCATGATGTGTTCACCAAAATACTGCATGGATTGTCTTCGGCCAAAATTACAAAACCAGGGAAGTTCCGCAGCTGTCAAGATGGTTATGCT of the Fragaria vesca subsp. vesca linkage group LG6, FraVesHawaii_1.0, whole genome shotgun sequence genome contains:
- the LOC101298035 gene encoding FACT complex subunit SSRP1-like — its product is MTDGHQFNSISLGGRGGTNPGQLKVYSGGILWKKQGGGKAIEVDKADIVGVTWMKIPKTNQFGVRTRDGLYYKFIGFRDQDITSLTNYFQTTCGIVAEEKKLSVSGRNWGEVDLSDNMLSFLVDSKQGFEVSLADVSQTQLQGKNDVTLEFHVDDTAGANEKDSLMEITFHIPNSNTQFMGDENRPAAQVFRDKIISMADVNDFETAVVTFESIAVLTPRGRYNVELHLSFLRLQGQANDFKIQYSSVVRLFLLPKSNQPHTFVVVTLDPPIRKGQTLYPHIVLQFETDYVVESELAIGDDLLNGKYKDKLEPTYKGLIHDVFTKILHGLSSAKITKPGKFRSCQDGYAVKSSLKAEDGVLYPLEKSFFFLPKPPTLITHDMIDYVEFERHGAGGSNMHYFDLLIRLKSEQEHLFRNIQRNEYHALFDFISSKGIKIMNLGDAQVTDGVSPLLEVADDADPDPHLVRVQEEAGDEDSDEEDEDFVLEKDDAGSPTDDSGDEGSDASESGSEKEKPPKKDPRKEPSTSKVSSSKKKLKEVDEDGPKKKKQKKKKDPNAPKRAMSGFMFFSNMERENVKKTNPGIAFTDVGRVLGDKWKKMSAEEKEPYEAKARQDKLRYKDEISGYNKSSTPQPMNVDSGNESDTE